CATGCAGCGCAGCCCACTTGAAAAAACCTGCCTCATCAAGCAGCAGACTAATGATGATGACCGCGATGAAAGTCCCAGTGGCATTCCAGACAATGCGCCAAACCTCTGGTATGTCGGCAAGGGTAACGACACCTGCCAGCAACGCCACGATGGCACCGAACATCGCACTCCAGCCAACCCCAAGCCCCTTGGGCTGCCAGATGACAAGGACGATGGTGGCGATAAAGATCAATACGGCAATCAGCATTTCATTAATCCGGTTGGGCGTGAATCAGCTACACACGGCTTGGTTGATCGGACGGTCGTTCATGCCGCAGAGGCGCTTAGCCTCGGTTTCCAGCCATTGCTGATTGGCGTCTACCACTTCCTTCAAAACTGCAGTCACCCACGCGGGCAAATCAGGATTCAGTCGGTAGTACACCCATTGGCCTTGGCGACGATCCAACAACAAACCGGCAGAGCGCAGCAGCGCCAAATGACGAGAAATCTTCGGCTGACTCAGGTCGAGTGCTGCCGTTAGCTCGCATACACACAGCTCACCTTCACTCACGACAAGCAGCGAAATTTTTGCTCGGGTGTCATCCGCCAGGCACTTGAATAAGGTGGTGGGGTTCAAGGGTTCTGTCATAGATCCTCCAGGTGTTTGGTCTTGACCAAAACGAAGAGCTTGATGCGCTCGTGGATGTCGTGGAGCGTGTGGCGAAATGCGCCAGGATCATCGCTAGTTACTGGGTCAGGAAAATCCCAGGCAATGACTTCACCTGCATTGGGCATTGGTAGGCACTCGCTTGCGGATTTATCACAAAGAGTGATTACGTAATCGAATCGATCAGCTTGAAACTCGCTGATGGACTTGCTGCGCAGGCCCGTTGCATCGACTCCAACCGCCTCCAATGCTTGAGTCGTGCGCAGATCAACCTCAGACGGTTCAGATCCTGCGCTGAAGGCCTCGAAGCGCGGGTCGGTGTGCCGCAGCAAAGCCTCTGCAAGCAGGGAGCGGGCTGAGTTGGCAACGCACACGAAAAGCACTTTGAT
This region of Pseudomonas mandelii genomic DNA includes:
- a CDS encoding arsenate reductase ArsC, with translation MSPAIKVLFVCVANSARSLLAEALLRHTDPRFEAFSAGSEPSEVDLRTTQALEAVGVDATGLRSKSISEFQADRFDYVITLCDKSASECLPMPNAGEVIAWDFPDPVTSDDPGAFRHTLHDIHERIKLFVLVKTKHLEDL
- a CDS encoding metalloregulator ArsR/SmtB family transcription factor, with product MTEPLNPTTLFKCLADDTRAKISLLVVSEGELCVCELTAALDLSQPKISRHLALLRSAGLLLDRRQGQWVYYRLNPDLPAWVTAVLKEVVDANQQWLETEAKRLCGMNDRPINQAVCS